From Clostridium sp. SY8519:
AGGGACAGGCTGGAAAACGATGAGGAGTTTCGCGAGGAAATCGCCCTCTGTGATGAAAAACTGACAGAGCGGTATCTGAACGGGGAGCCGATCGGCGCAGAAGATCTGCGGCAGCTGATTGGGGAGGAAAAACTCTATCCCTGCCTGTTTGGCTCCGCCCGGGAGCTGCAGGGCATCCGGGAACTGATGGAGGCCCTGGAAGAACTGAGCATCTGTCCGGATTATCCGGAGGCGTTCGGCGGACGGATTTTTAAGGTGGCCCGGGATGAAAAAGGCAGCCGTGTCACCTATCTGAAGGTTACCGGCGGCAGTCTGAATGTGCGGCAGGAAGTGACCGGTACGGACGGGACCCGGTCAAAGATCAGTCAGATCCGGATCTATTCCGGCGGACGGTATGATACGGTGTCAGAAGTCCCGGCGGGCACAGTCTGCGGGGTAACCGGGCTGGAGACGGCGCTGGCCGGACAGGGCCTGGGATTCGAAACAGAGGAAATCCGGCCGGAATTGGTGCCGGTCTTTACCTATTCGGTCCTGCCGCCGGAAGGGACGGATCTCCATCAGCTGTTTCGGAAACTTCAGCAGATGACAGAAGAGGAACCGGATCTGGCGGCAGAATGGAAAGAAGAAACCCAGGAAATTTTGCTGCGTCTCATGGGAGAAGTACAGATAGAAGTGCTGCAGCAGGAGATGGAAGAACGGTTTGGTATAAAAGCGGAGCTGGGCGAAGGCGCAGTGGTCTATCAGGAGACGGTGGAAGAACCGGTGATTGGAATCGGGCATTACGAGCCCCTGCGCCACTACGCGGAAGTGCATATCCGGATCGAACCGGGGGAAAGGGGCAGCGGTCTTGCGTTTGCCAATGAGTGTCCGGATGAACTGCTGGACCGCGGCTGGCAGCAGACGGCGATGAACTGTCTGAAAGAGATCCGGCATGTCGGAGTGCTCACTGGATCGGCGCTGACGGATGTAAAACTGACACTGCTGTCCGGAAAAGCGCACAAAGCTCATTCCCAGGGGGCGGATTTCCGGGAGGCGGCGGCCCGGGCGGTGCGTCAGGGGCTGATGAAGGCGGACCCGGTCCTGCTGGAGCCGATGTATGCCTATGAACTGACGGTGCCGGACAGCCAGGTGGGAAGAGCCATGACGGATTTAAATGGAAAAGGCGCCCAAGTGGCACCGCCGCGGCTGGCCGGGGGACGGGCGGTTTTTACCGGCAGGATTCCTGTGTCGGAAGTGAAGGGATACGGGATGGAGGTACTGTCTTACACCGGGGGAAAGGGGCAGTTTGCCGTGAAATTCGACGGATACGAAGTCTGCCATAATACGGCAGAGGTGCTGGAGGCCTGTGAGTACAATCCGGAACAGGATCGGGAGCATCCGGCCGGATCCGTGTTTTGCCGCCGGGGCGCGGGTATCTTTGTCCCCTGGGATGAGACAGATGCCTGGGCCAGTGTGCCGCCGGAAACAGCCGAAACGACGGATCCGCTTTCAGAACAGGCAGACACAGCGCGCGGACCGGGGGCTTCCGGTTCTTCGGCGCGCCGGACCGGAGGCGGATTTGCCGCTGCTTTCGAGGAAGACCGGGAACTGCAGGCCATTTTTGAGCGGACCTACGGCGGATCGAACAGGCAGAAGGCGAAAAAAACGGTTTCTTCGGCAGCCACCGTGTATTCTTCCAGACGTGAAAAAGAGAAAAAACCGGAAGCCTCCTATCTGCTGGTGGACGGATATAATATTATTTTTTCCTGGGAGGAACTGAAAGAACTGGCCAGAGTGAATCTGGATGCCGCCAGGGAGCAGCTGATGGATATTATGAGCAATTACGCCGGATACCGCAGGGACCGGCTGATCCTGGTGTTTGATGCATATAAGGTAAAGGGCGGCACCGAGCATGTGATGCGGTACCACAATATCGATGTGGTATATACCCGGGAAGCGGAAACCGCAGATGCTTACATTGAGCGGGTGACCCGTTCCATCGGGGCGCGGAACGATGTGACCGTGGCCACGTCTGACGGACTGGAACAGATGATTATCTGGGGGCACGGCGCAAAGCGGATGTCCGCGCCGGAACTGAAGACCGCGGTGGAGGATGCCGGGATGGAACTGCGGGCCTATATGAAAGAGCAGCGCAGAATTACCGGGCATCTGTTCGATGATGTGTCGGACCGGGACGCGCAGTATCTGGAAAATATCCGTCTGGGGCGTACAGAACCGGAAGAAGAATAAAACCGTATCCGATACGTCCAAAAAAGTGGTTTATGCAAAATCTGCTTGTATCATGCTGGACATTTCTGTAAAATGTACTACAAAGGGTCAGTCTGCCCCAAAGCGAGGCCGCCGTGCAGCGCGATGGGCCGGAACAAAGCAGATTGGTACAGCAACGACGG
This genomic window contains:
- a CDS encoding TetM/TetW/TetO/TetS family tetracycline resistance ribosomal protection protein codes for the protein MRTNRFTLGILAPVDAGKTTLAEALLYQGGNIRTLGRVDHRDALFDYYRQERERGITIFSKCAQLTLGSKEVSLLDTPGHADFSAEMERALSVMDYAVLVISGTEGVQSHTHTLFSLLRRYHVPAFLFVSKMDRPEADRAAVCRQLKEELQETCVDITGYRDRLENDEEFREEIALCDEKLTERYLNGEPIGAEDLRQLIGEEKLYPCLFGSARELQGIRELMEALEELSICPDYPEAFGGRIFKVARDEKGSRVTYLKVTGGSLNVRQEVTGTDGTRSKISQIRIYSGGRYDTVSEVPAGTVCGVTGLETALAGQGLGFETEEIRPELVPVFTYSVLPPEGTDLHQLFRKLQQMTEEEPDLAAEWKEETQEILLRLMGEVQIEVLQQEMEERFGIKAELGEGAVVYQETVEEPVIGIGHYEPLRHYAEVHIRIEPGERGSGLAFANECPDELLDRGWQQTAMNCLKEIRHVGVLTGSALTDVKLTLLSGKAHKAHSQGADFREAAARAVRQGLMKADPVLLEPMYAYELTVPDSQVGRAMTDLNGKGAQVAPPRLAGGRAVFTGRIPVSEVKGYGMEVLSYTGGKGQFAVKFDGYEVCHNTAEVLEACEYNPEQDREHPAGSVFCRRGAGIFVPWDETDAWASVPPETAETTDPLSEQADTARGPGASGSSARRTGGGFAAAFEEDRELQAIFERTYGGSNRQKAKKTVSSAATVYSSRREKEKKPEASYLLVDGYNIIFSWEELKELARVNLDAAREQLMDIMSNYAGYRRDRLILVFDAYKVKGGTEHVMRYHNIDVVYTREAETADAYIERVTRSIGARNDVTVATSDGLEQMIIWGHGAKRMSAPELKTAVEDAGMELRAYMKEQRRITGHLFDDVSDRDAQYLENIRLGRTEPEEE